tagagAATGGTGAGGATGATTAATTGGAAAGTTGCCAGTATTTATTTGAGATTGAGATTGTTGTTGGtgtaaatttaattgcTGTTGATGCGGATTTCCGTTAGTATTCTGTATATTATTACCCTGCTGTTGTAATAGTTGATGttgtaattgtaattgACTTACAGAACTTATAATTGGCATTGTATCATCAGTACCTGACTCTGTATTGCTAGTATTGGAATATGAGTAATGGCTTGCAGTGGTGTTTGACATCGTACTTGTATCTGTCGACATTCCATTTTCCATATTAGATgtaatattagaattttgAGATGAATGATTATAAGAAGAAGGCTTTTTATCCATAATTACAATAGGAGTTGATTTTTGTTTCGCTAATATATTACCATTATAATCagttaaaacaaataaaagtGTAAAACCATCAGGTGAATCATGATGTCTTGAATAGCAAACAATTCTTGAAGTTAATTGAAAACTTGTTGAGATTGGATTAGAATGTAACGGTAGgatttgtttattattgaagatgataGCTCTCCTATTTAAGTTATTATACCAAAGAACGTTATCAGATAGACCCGATTTTCTTCTCGAAGCACGCCTTAATTCTCTTTTTAAACATCTTTGACAGACAAACGTTGATTTTGAATAGTTTGATGTTGACAAAAGGaaacaattcaaatataccaaatttttttgcaaTTCAATAGAATAATGTTCAATATCCTTtgttaaatataatttctgTTTTGCGATAGAATCGGTAGGTAAATAAAccatatttaaattacttGGTAAAGGTGGGAAAATTTCTaagttaatttttatttgattctCCACTCTTGAGATTTTTGGCAACCCTGATAAACTTAATTGATACGGTAAATTgtgatttattaaagtcGGGTTATTGATGTTTTCCATAAAATCTACAGGATTAATATACTTTGTGTGTATTGGATCAGTTCTACCAAATGAAATGGGATTAATGCTATTGGTATTTCCGTTGTTGGTATTATTTGGGGTTGTGTTTcctaaatttaaattcgaATTTGGAGTTGGTATAGTTGCAGTGGCatcattgttattattatcattattagtactactattattatgCAAAACTTGTAAGTCTTCTATGGACTCATTTTTTATCGAAGTAGAATGGTTTGAATCGATGTGAGCCAGTGAGtttccattattattattattactactactactactactattattattattattattattattattattattattattattattattattagcagcagcagcagcagcagcagcagtaGTAGTATTATCTTTTGAAGAATCAAATGAGAGAACATTAAGGAAATTATTGAACCCATCATTTTGGGGAGAAACCAAATTTGAATGGCCATTCCCTATATTGTCGATATTTGAAGGAGTATTGGCTGTTTGAGAAGTAGCATTCATTGTATTAGTATGAGGAGTAGAGGAAGTATTCATAATAGTATTATCCTTTGTTTGTGCAGCAACTGGGGAACTAGCTACCCAATCATCCAGCATATATTCTAACCCTTCCATATACATCGGCATTGTGGAATTTACCTctccattattattattatgattattattagtattactATCATTGTGAATATCTGTATGTGAATTTGCATCGGGCTGCATATGTGTATTTGTATGTGTGTTTATATGTGTATTAGTATTGGTAATATCTAAATCtatatctaaattatcaatttcatcGATACCAGTATTGATAGTATCCATAGAAGTTATACTTTTGGTACTTGATCTGCTGGTGGTACCAGCCCGGTTATGAGGATTGAGATTTGATATTAACATATGCTGGCTATTGTTATTGAATTGGGGATCTTCCATAATATCAAAAGCACTTGAGCTAATGTTTTATAATTTGTATAATTACTTATTAATGCTAATcctttaaataaagaaaaagccctttaaaattttcttagTTCATACAGTGGGTCCCTTGTAGGTAACTGTAAATCTATATAATAAGCAAATAAAGATCTAGTTGctcttatatatatataatatgccaatatatttattattgcGATGAGTTTATTGTCGCTTATCTTGGTTATTCTGATATTCACTAGTTTAGtattcttaatatttttggcGTGTGGCTAGAATTATTTGGCGGATTTTGGCGGATTGTTGGATTAGGAAAACCCAGGGTTTCGGTTTTGAAATTAGGGTTGGTGATTCTCTTTGTAgggttattatttttcttttctgaAGTTCGATTCCTGTTAAagtcaaataaaaaaaaaacatagaGAAATTTCACCTTAATTGTGGGGTTTTTTTCAGGGAGAATaagtaattattattggctATAGCTTTATAATACTATTAAGagaaaacaattaatattctaaatataGGCCTAGATAcctataaatatatatttcagtctcttttagaaaatattatgaaaAGATACacataataaattaaaataaaaattaagaacaaaataaaaacttaAAAATGACCGAAGAATTcctattgaaatttcaagatATCAAACCAACCCCCATTCAAACTGACATCCCTAATGAATTATGCCAAATTCTTTATACAAAAGAATATGCTAATCTAATGGGTGTAACAAGAACTCTAATGAACAATCGTGAACACTCTAAGAGAGCTCTGGAATTAACTTCTGTTGTGATTGAAATTGCTCCAGCTTTTTATACAGTTTGGAATTATCGTTATAATATCATTCACGATATGGTTTTACAATTGAAAGATGCTAATCAGGAAAAAGTTATCgaatttctaaataaagatttggATTGGCTAGATGAATTGACTTTAAACAACCCCaagaattatcaaatttgGTCTTATAGACAGgctattttgaatttgcatCCCAAGCCAGATTTCAAAAGAGATCTACCTATTTTGAAGATTATGTTGCATGACGATACAAAGAATTACCATGTTTGGTCGTATAGGAAATGgttaattgattttgttaAAAACGATTCTTTATTCGATTTCAAcattgaattgaatttcacaaatatttttattgatagAGATATCTATAATAATAGTGCTTGGACTCATAGActttttgtaataaagaCTAATCCtgcaaataaaaatatagattTCAATTCTAAACTGattcaaaatgaaataatatttactaagaaaaatattcatttatgCCCACAGAATATTTCGTCttggaattatttgatagcATTATTAGATTGGTTAAATAATGGTAAAGCAACTGATGATTTGATCGAATTTGCTTCCCAATTTGTttctgattttttttccaatacTGCTATTTTACCAAATATTCAATCATCATATGCTTTAGAATTCTTGGCTGATCAATATAAACTAGATCCGAAAAGAATTAATGATTCTATAAAGGCTTATAAAGCTCTGTCCACTAAATATGATCCAATAAGAACTCCATATTGGAATCATTTAATTAAGGGATTATCATAGTTGTGCTGATGCTAAACTCTCCACACTTTGCCATAATTATGTTTACTTCGCATTAGATTGTAGAGGACTCTTTGATTTTATATACCTTAATTTATATCTTTTAGtgttattttctttttttgctcgactaatttttattgatataattaaagggtatatttataactattatcatttttgaaatttttagcTCATCGATTTTTAAACCATTTCGgcaatattgaaaaattttaaatatatacaagtttcattaataaattatccatattaaaaaaaattaaaacataaaatcataatatataaataattcatttccCTTGACAAcgtatatataaaaataagagTTATCAAGTTATTATGTCTGCATCTGCTCCTAAGCCTGCCGACTTGACAAGAATTCTAGGTGGGATTTATCTCGGTTCTTTACAGCCAATTCAAGATCATACACCATTACGCGCACAGTATAATGTTACACACATATTATCCATCATTCGATTCCAAATTATTCCAGAATATTTAGTTCGTAAAGGTTACAG
This genomic stretch from Henningerozyma blattae CBS 6284 chromosome 1, complete genome harbors:
- the RAM2 gene encoding bifunctional protein farnesyltransferase/protein geranylgeranyltransferase (similar to Saccharomyces cerevisiae RAM2 (YKL019W); ancestral locus Anc_2.661), whose product is MTEEFLLKFQDIKPTPIQTDIPNELCQILYTKEYANLMGVTRTLMNNREHSKRALELTSVVIEIAPAFYTVWNYRYNIIHDMVLQLKDANQEKVIEFLNKDLDWLDELTLNNPKNYQIWSYRQAILNLHPKPDFKRDLPILKIMLHDDTKNYHVWSYRKWLIDFVKNDSLFDFNIELNFTNIFIDRDIYNNSAWTHRLFVIKTNPANKNIDFNSKLIQNEIIFTKKNIHLCPQNISSWNYLIALLDWLNNGKATDDLIEFASQFVSDFFSNTAILPNIQSSYALEFLADQYKLDPKRINDSIKAYKALSTKYDPIRTPYWNHLIKGLS